A genomic stretch from Podarcis muralis chromosome W, rPodMur119.hap1.1, whole genome shotgun sequence includes:
- the LOC144326303 gene encoding uncharacterized protein LOC144326303: MEPQVAQPAANENSASSEVQGGKRKSKKKHTSAKKKRSKQSETEDESGTSSSDSDSEGPMDGYWGFGEHNHGIPLWAHERRANSHRKTFNGTLEWKDGALVEDVKVSTNQSTDFILGNHLSQRKRNKILNGDYVDMFTLLPPTKLTGKGEKKRSFDKRRYRTPRAERTFENWLDGYQVFMGVICVAYPKRSMDLVAYLAHVRQAHTLAGETAALTYENFHRNASLLPSTRWDLRDPNYWGEDVNPYIEKKNQELAKSGKTEAKRCRQCWEYNRGVCSRPSCKYLHECERCLGNHPASVCFKNKQQPFRGGRGYFNNNTRGAPGSSHQGPSNRQ; this comes from the coding sequence ATGGAACCCCAAGTCGCCCAGCCGGCTGCCAATGAGAACTCAGCCAGCAGTGAGGTGCAAGGGGGCAAAAGAAAGTCCAAGAAGAAGCATACGTCGGCTAAGAAGAAAAGAAGTAAGCAGTCCGAGACAGAGGATGAGTCAGGTACATCATCCTCGGATTCTGATAGTGAGGGCCCTATGGATGGTTACTGGGGTTTCGGGGAACATAATCATGGGATCCCACTTTGGGCACATGAGAGGAGGGCTAATTCGCACCGTAAGACGTTCAATGGAACATTGGAATGGAAGGACGGGGCGTTGGTGGAAGATGTAAAGGTTTCCACCAATCAGTCGACTGATTTTATATTGGGGAACCATTTGTCCCAGAGGAAGAGGAATAAGATCCTCAATGGCGACTATGTAGATATGTTTACCCTTCTCCCTCCTACCAAGCTAActgggaaaggggaaaagaagcgCTCTTTCGATAAGCGGAGGTATAGGACGCCTAGGGCCGAACGCACCTTTGAGAACTGGTTGGATGGGTACCAGGTCTTCATGGGAGTTATCTGCGTGGCTTATCCTAAACGTTCAATGGATCTGGTTGCTTATTTGGCTCATGTGAGGCAGGCTCACACGCTGGCGGGTGAGACTGCGGCATTAACCTATGAGAATTTTCATAGAAACGCTTCTCTCCTGCCCTCCACCCGGTGGGACCTAAGGGACCCCAATTACTGGGGCGAGGACGTTAACCCCTATATCGAAAAGAAAAACCAGGAATTGGCCAAGTCGGGTAAGACAGAGGCAAAACGGTGCCGCCAGTGCTGGGAGTACAACAGGGGTGTGTGTTCGCGACCTTCCTGTAAGTATCTTCATGAATGTGAGCGGTGCCTGGGAAACCACCCCGCCTCTGTGTGCTTTAAGAATAAGCAACAGCCCTTTCGGGGGGGCAGGGGGTACTTCAACAACAATACCAGGGGTGCCCCCGGATCCTCTCATCAAGGACCCAGTAACCGCCAGTAA